Proteins from a genomic interval of Sphingomonas sp. Y38-1Y:
- the opgC gene encoding OpgC domain-containing protein — protein MPSTAPADAPARETRIDIVRGVAILVILINHLGQVAELGGLREGLIPTPTRLGWSTAAELFVMLSGYMVGLVYLSRPAPMLAVWKRAGRLWLYNLALLACVLPLAALMPAEELAFWNLGAFVTDPLRAGVRFLTLQSAPRLLDILQLYIVLMLAAPIAIAVQRRSNALLIALSVAIWIGAQVWTIDRVAGGGMKDGLPDRLAWQMMFFVPMALGSMRIHVALLAWLDRHRLVALPLVLLFAAGAVVKPMGIEPAWLDARHGLTVLRVGHAVLVLLLYLSLLTLLGGWLRRQPYAAVAAIGRRSLDTFAGGVLLTYGLGTLVLRLGSGHGAYLAAVAIGIAATVALAYALDVASNRRPAR, from the coding sequence ATGCCATCGACCGCCCCGGCTGACGCGCCCGCGCGCGAGACGCGCATCGATATCGTCAGGGGGGTGGCGATCCTCGTCATCCTCATCAATCATCTGGGACAGGTCGCCGAACTCGGCGGGCTGCGCGAAGGCCTAATCCCGACACCGACGCGATTGGGCTGGTCGACCGCGGCCGAGCTGTTCGTGATGCTGTCGGGCTATATGGTCGGGCTCGTCTATCTCAGCCGCCCGGCGCCGATGCTCGCGGTGTGGAAGCGGGCAGGGCGGTTGTGGCTCTACAATCTCGCGCTGCTCGCCTGCGTGCTGCCGCTCGCGGCGCTGATGCCGGCGGAGGAGCTCGCCTTCTGGAACCTCGGTGCCTTCGTCACCGATCCGCTCCGCGCGGGCGTCCGGTTCCTGACGCTTCAGTCGGCGCCGCGCCTGCTCGACATCCTTCAGCTCTACATCGTGCTGATGCTCGCCGCGCCGATCGCGATCGCGGTGCAGCGAAGGTCGAACGCGCTGCTGATCGCGCTGTCGGTCGCGATCTGGATCGGCGCACAGGTCTGGACGATCGATCGCGTCGCGGGGGGCGGGATGAAGGACGGCCTGCCCGATCGGCTCGCGTGGCAGATGATGTTTTTCGTGCCGATGGCGCTGGGGTCGATGCGCATCCACGTGGCCCTGCTCGCCTGGCTCGACCGGCACCGGCTCGTCGCCTTGCCGCTCGTCCTGCTGTTCGCGGCGGGCGCGGTGGTCAAGCCGATGGGGATCGAGCCCGCCTGGCTCGACGCGCGTCATGGCCTGACGGTGCTCCGTGTCGGTCACGCGGTGCTCGTCCTCCTTCTCTATCTTTCGCTGCTGACGCTGCTCGGCGGCTGGCTTCGCCGCCAGCCGTACGCCGCCGTCGCCGCCATCGGTCGGCGCAGCCTCGACACCTTCGCGGGCGGCGTGCTGCTCACCTATGGCCTTGGCACGCTGGTGCTGCGGCTGGGGAGCGGCCACGGCGCTTATCTCGCCGCGGTCGCGATCGGCATCGCCGCGACGGTCGCGCTCGCCTACGCCCTCGATGTCGCTTCCAATCGCAGGCCCGCGCGCTAA
- a CDS encoding GNAT family N-acetyltransferase: MIETDRLILRPWRETDVAPFAAMGRDPDVMAFIGPLLDEAGTRAAIERQQRFQAQFGYCFWAIERCEDGAFLGFCGLKPGAKGTPIEEAVEIGWRLARHAWGQGIAREGAAASLDWAWANGIDRVAAITVPANVRSWGLMERLGMRRQVDLDFSHPALAPDDPLSIHIVYAIDRPG; this comes from the coding sequence GTGATCGAGACCGATCGCCTGATCCTGCGCCCTTGGCGCGAGACCGACGTCGCGCCCTTCGCCGCGATGGGTCGCGATCCCGACGTCATGGCGTTCATAGGGCCGCTCCTCGATGAAGCCGGCACCCGCGCGGCAATCGAGCGCCAGCAGCGGTTTCAGGCGCAGTTCGGTTATTGTTTCTGGGCGATCGAGCGATGCGAAGACGGCGCGTTTCTCGGCTTCTGTGGCCTCAAGCCCGGTGCCAAGGGTACGCCGATCGAGGAAGCGGTCGAGATCGGCTGGCGCCTCGCCCGCCATGCCTGGGGGCAAGGCATCGCGCGCGAAGGGGCGGCGGCCAGCCTTGACTGGGCGTGGGCGAACGGCATCGATCGGGTCGCGGCGATCACCGTGCCCGCCAACGTCCGAAGCTGGGGGCTGATGGAGCGGCTGGGGATGCGGCGCCAGGTCGATCTCGACTTCTCGCACCCCGCGCTCGCGCCCGACGATCCGCTGTCGATCCACATCGTCTATGCCATCGACCGCCCCGGCTGA
- a CDS encoding GNAT family N-acetyltransferase: MIRTERLVLRRPEPTDIEALAAIWGDPAVMADLGPVKDRRASEATLTRHLDYWDHGYGFWLVEKHGAVAGFAGLKPGAPDTPIEGEVEAGWMFAPPFWGQGLAGEAMRAALGWGWTEVAPPRIVAITAELNGASRRLMDRLGMVHLPALSFDHPAFTADDLRRRTVTYALARPQ; this comes from the coding sequence GTGATCCGGACCGAGCGCCTGGTGCTGCGGCGGCCCGAGCCGACCGACATCGAAGCGCTCGCCGCGATCTGGGGCGACCCGGCGGTGATGGCCGATCTCGGCCCGGTCAAGGATCGGCGCGCGAGCGAGGCGACGCTGACGCGGCACCTCGACTATTGGGACCATGGATACGGGTTCTGGCTGGTCGAGAAGCACGGGGCGGTCGCCGGGTTCGCCGGCCTGAAGCCCGGTGCGCCCGACACGCCGATCGAGGGCGAGGTCGAGGCCGGCTGGATGTTCGCGCCGCCCTTCTGGGGCCAGGGCCTCGCCGGCGAGGCGATGCGGGCGGCGCTCGGTTGGGGTTGGACGGAGGTTGCGCCGCCGCGAATCGTCGCGATCACGGCCGAGCTGAACGGTGCCAGCCGCCGGCTGATGGATCGGCTCGGCATGGTGCACTTGCCGGCGCTCAGCTTCGACCATCCCGCGTTCACCGCCGACGATCTGCGCCGCCGCACCGTCACCTACGCGCTCGCACGCCCGCAGTGA
- the hemB gene encoding porphobilinogen synthase: MSTYPALRLRRTRVSPWSRALHAETVLTPADLIWPLFVTEGAEEEPIASLPGVSRWSVAQIVERAREAAVLGIPALALFPNTPERLRSDDGREAVNPDNLMCRAIAAIKDAVPGIGILTDVALDPYTAHGHDGLVDAAGYVLNDATAEVLTEQALVQAAAGADIVAPSDMMDGRVGLIRAALESGGHHNVQIMAYAAKYASAFYGPFRDAVGSRGRLKGDKKTYQMDPANAEEALREVAADLDEGADSVMVKPGLPYLDIVRRVKERFEVPVFAYQVSGEYAMIEHAAAAGAGDRDALVLETLMAFKRAGCSGVLTYHAAHAARLLGA, translated from the coding sequence ATGTCGACCTATCCCGCGCTTCGCCTGCGCCGCACGCGCGTCAGTCCCTGGAGCCGCGCGCTCCACGCCGAAACGGTGCTGACGCCCGCCGACCTCATCTGGCCGCTGTTCGTGACCGAGGGGGCGGAGGAGGAGCCGATCGCCAGCCTGCCGGGCGTGTCGCGCTGGTCGGTCGCGCAGATCGTCGAGCGCGCGCGGGAGGCGGCGGTGCTCGGCATTCCGGCGCTCGCGCTCTTTCCGAATACGCCCGAGCGGTTGCGCAGCGACGATGGGCGAGAAGCGGTCAATCCCGACAATCTGATGTGCCGCGCGATCGCCGCGATCAAGGATGCGGTGCCCGGCATTGGCATCCTCACCGACGTCGCGCTCGACCCCTATACCGCGCATGGCCATGACGGGCTGGTCGACGCCGCCGGCTATGTCCTCAACGACGCCACCGCCGAGGTGTTGACCGAGCAGGCGCTGGTCCAGGCCGCGGCGGGCGCCGACATCGTCGCGCCCAGCGACATGATGGACGGCCGCGTCGGCCTGATCCGCGCCGCGCTGGAAAGCGGCGGGCACCACAATGTCCAGATCATGGCCTATGCGGCAAAGTATGCCAGCGCCTTCTATGGCCCGTTCCGCGATGCGGTTGGCAGCCGCGGGCGGCTGAAGGGGGACAAGAAGACCTACCAGATGGACCCCGCCAATGCCGAGGAAGCGCTGCGCGAAGTCGCCGCCGACCTGGACGAGGGCGCCGACAGCGTGATGGTCAAGCCCGGGCTGCCCTATCTCGACATCGTCCGCCGTGTGAAGGAGCGGTTCGAGGTGCCCGTCTTCGCGTACCAGGTGTCCGGCGAATACGCGATGATCGAGCATGCCGCCGCGGCGGGCGCGGGCGATCGCGACGCGCTGGTGCTGGAGACGCTGATGGCGTTCAAGCGCGCGGGCTGCTCGGGCGTGCTCACCTATCACGCCGCGCACGCCGCGCGGCTGCTGGGCGCGTGA
- a CDS encoding DedA family protein, whose protein sequence is MSVEALIARFGLPALFVGAGVEGETVVVLGGVAAHHGLFGVGPAIAAAAAGSFVADQCFFLAGRRFRHHPRVARLMARPAFARAMTTFERHPTGFVFAFRFLYGLRTVSPLAIGTSAIPASRFLLLNACAAILWASIFVSLGTLFGNTIEAVLGRLVRGVEWVALAAGIGVAGWLIVRRFRHRAP, encoded by the coding sequence ATGAGCGTCGAGGCGCTGATCGCCCGGTTCGGCCTCCCCGCGCTATTCGTCGGCGCGGGGGTAGAGGGCGAGACGGTCGTCGTGCTCGGCGGCGTGGCCGCACATCACGGATTGTTCGGCGTGGGCCCCGCGATCGCCGCGGCGGCGGCGGGGTCGTTCGTCGCCGACCAGTGCTTTTTCCTGGCCGGCCGCCGCTTCCGCCATCATCCGCGCGTCGCCCGGCTGATGGCACGCCCCGCCTTTGCCAGGGCAATGACGACGTTCGAGCGGCATCCGACCGGCTTCGTCTTCGCGTTCCGCTTCCTCTATGGCCTGCGGACCGTCAGCCCGCTGGCGATCGGTACCTCCGCCATCCCGGCGAGCCGCTTCCTCCTCCTCAACGCGTGCGCCGCGATCCTGTGGGCGTCGATCTTCGTCAGCCTGGGCACTCTGTTCGGCAACACGATCGAGGCGGTGCTCGGTCGGCTGGTGCGTGGGGTCGAGTGGGTGGCACTCGCCGCGGGCATCGGCGTCGCCGGCTGGCTGATCGTGCGCCGGTTCCGGCACCGCGCCCCTTGA
- the metH gene encoding methionine synthase, whose product MATNPTPIFVNVGERTNVTGSAKFKKLVMAGDYAAAVEVARDQVENGAQVIDVNMDEGLLDAHHAMTTFLKLIQAEPDIARVPVMVDSSKWDVIEAGLKCVSGKPIVNSISMKEGEAGFLAQARKCMAYGAAVVVMAFDEVGQADTKDRKVEICERAYKLLTGIGFPPEDIIFDPNVFAVATGIEEHDNYAVDFIEACREIKARCPHVHISGGLSNLSFSFRGNEPVRRAMHSVFLYHAIPAGMDMGIVNAGQLDVYDAIDPELRTACEDVILNRDPQAGERLVALAERFRGTDAVAEKAAQEWRGFEPRKRLEYALVKGIDAHVVEDTEEMRQAIAAGGGRPIEVIEGPLMDGMNVVGDLFGSGKMFLPQVVKSARVMKKAVAHLLPFIEAEKQPGAKGKGRVVMATVKGDVHDIGKNIVGVVLQCNGFEVVDLGVMVPWTKILEAANENDADMIGLSGLITPSLDEMVTVAEEMQRAGMAMPLLIGGATTSKVHTALRIAPAYQGPVVHVLDASRAVGVATTLVSDTQRDDYVTKVADEYDTVRRAREGKGQSDLIPIEKARANGFKADFAIKPGAPRRPGLHVFDDWSLADLREVIDWTPFFRSWELAGNFPAILDDDVVGESARALYDDAQAMLDTIVAEKWLTAKGVVGLWPCRRDGDDVVISPLPPAGGVGDGHEVSPSAAPAVTPTPSPSREREGGEEVRFPFLRQQIAKREGRPNMCLADFVDPSGDWIGGFAVGIHGIDEHIARFKAGHDDYQDILLKALADRFAEAFAERLHQHVRTTLWGYAEGEQLDNEALIREQYRGIRPAPGYPACPDHSAKPMLFDLLDAGNTAGLTLTESFAMLPTAAVSGFYFGHPDASYFGVARVGRDQLEDYAGRRGVDLTQAERWLRPNLD is encoded by the coding sequence GTGGCCACCAACCCCACCCCCATCTTCGTCAATGTCGGCGAGCGCACCAACGTCACCGGCTCGGCCAAGTTCAAGAAGCTGGTCATGGCCGGCGACTATGCCGCCGCGGTCGAGGTCGCGCGCGACCAGGTCGAGAACGGCGCGCAGGTCATCGACGTCAACATGGACGAGGGGCTGCTCGACGCGCACCACGCGATGACGACGTTCCTGAAGCTGATCCAGGCCGAGCCCGACATCGCCCGCGTGCCGGTGATGGTCGACAGCTCCAAATGGGACGTGATCGAGGCGGGGCTGAAGTGCGTCAGCGGCAAGCCGATCGTCAATTCGATCAGCATGAAGGAGGGCGAGGCCGGCTTCCTCGCCCAGGCGCGCAAGTGCATGGCTTACGGCGCCGCGGTCGTCGTCATGGCCTTCGACGAGGTGGGGCAGGCCGACACGAAGGACCGCAAGGTCGAGATCTGCGAGCGCGCCTACAAGCTCCTGACCGGCATCGGCTTCCCGCCGGAGGACATCATCTTCGATCCCAACGTGTTCGCGGTGGCGACCGGAATCGAGGAGCATGACAACTACGCCGTCGACTTCATCGAAGCGTGCCGCGAGATCAAGGCGCGCTGCCCGCACGTCCACATCTCGGGCGGGCTCTCGAACCTCTCCTTCAGCTTCCGCGGCAACGAGCCCGTGCGGCGGGCAATGCACAGCGTGTTCCTCTATCACGCGATCCCCGCGGGCATGGACATGGGGATCGTCAACGCCGGCCAGCTCGATGTCTATGACGCGATCGACCCCGAACTGCGCACCGCCTGCGAGGACGTCATCCTCAACCGCGATCCGCAGGCGGGCGAGCGCCTCGTCGCGCTGGCCGAACGCTTCCGCGGCACGGATGCGGTGGCGGAGAAGGCCGCGCAGGAATGGCGCGGCTTCGAGCCCCGCAAGCGGCTGGAATACGCATTGGTCAAGGGCATCGACGCGCATGTCGTCGAGGATACCGAGGAGATGCGCCAGGCGATCGCCGCAGGCGGCGGCCGCCCGATTGAGGTGATCGAGGGGCCGCTGATGGACGGCATGAACGTCGTCGGCGACCTGTTCGGATCGGGCAAGATGTTCCTGCCACAGGTGGTGAAGTCCGCTCGCGTCATGAAGAAGGCGGTCGCGCACCTGCTTCCCTTTATCGAGGCCGAGAAGCAGCCGGGCGCCAAGGGCAAGGGCCGCGTCGTGATGGCCACCGTCAAAGGCGACGTCCACGACATTGGCAAGAACATCGTCGGCGTCGTCCTCCAGTGCAACGGCTTCGAGGTCGTGGACCTGGGCGTCATGGTCCCCTGGACCAAGATCCTCGAGGCGGCGAACGAGAACGACGCCGACATGATCGGCCTGTCCGGCCTCATCACCCCCAGCCTGGACGAGATGGTGACCGTCGCCGAGGAGATGCAGCGCGCGGGCATGGCGATGCCGCTGCTGATCGGCGGCGCGACGACGTCGAAGGTCCACACGGCGCTGCGTATCGCGCCCGCCTATCAGGGGCCGGTCGTCCACGTCCTCGACGCCAGCCGCGCGGTAGGCGTCGCGACGACGCTCGTCTCCGACACCCAGCGCGACGATTATGTGACGAAGGTCGCCGACGAATACGACACCGTCCGCCGCGCGCGCGAGGGCAAGGGCCAGTCCGACCTGATCCCGATCGAGAAGGCGCGCGCCAACGGCTTCAAGGCGGACTTCGCGATCAAGCCCGGCGCGCCGCGCCGGCCGGGGCTTCATGTGTTCGACGACTGGAGCCTCGCCGACCTGCGCGAGGTGATCGACTGGACGCCGTTCTTCCGCTCCTGGGAACTCGCGGGCAATTTCCCCGCAATCCTCGACGACGACGTGGTGGGCGAAAGCGCCCGCGCGCTGTATGACGACGCGCAGGCGATGCTCGATACGATCGTTGCGGAGAAGTGGCTGACCGCCAAGGGCGTGGTGGGGCTGTGGCCCTGCCGTCGGGATGGCGATGATGTCGTGATCTCCCCCCTCCCGCCCGCGGGAGGGGTCGGGGATGGGCATGAGGTCTCACCGAGCGCAGCGCCCGCGGTCACGCCCACCCCCAGCCCCTCCCGCGAGCGGGAGGGAGGCGAAGAGGTTCGCTTCCCCTTCCTGCGCCAGCAGATCGCCAAGCGTGAGGGGCGCCCGAACATGTGCCTCGCCGACTTCGTCGACCCGTCGGGCGACTGGATCGGCGGGTTCGCGGTCGGCATCCACGGCATCGACGAGCATATCGCGCGGTTCAAGGCGGGCCATGACGACTATCAGGACATCCTCCTAAAGGCGCTCGCCGACCGCTTTGCCGAGGCGTTTGCGGAGCGGCTGCACCAGCATGTCCGCACCACTTTGTGGGGCTATGCCGAGGGCGAGCAGCTCGACAACGAGGCGCTGATCCGCGAGCAGTATCGCGGCATCCGCCCGGCACCCGGTTATCCTGCATGCCCCGACCATTCGGCCAAGCCGATGCTGTTCGACCTGCTGGATGCCGGCAATACCGCGGGCCTGACGCTGACGGAGAGCTTCGCGATGCTGCCGACCGCCGCCGTGTCCGGCTTCTACTTCGGTCATCCGGACGCGAGCTATTTCGGCGTCGCCCGCGTCGGCCGCGACCAGCTCGAGGATTATGCCGGCCGCCGCGGCGTCGATCTGACCCAAGCCGAGCGCTGGCTGCGCCCCAACCTCGACTGA
- a CDS encoding homocysteine S-methyltransferase family protein codes for METARTRLFAEAAKRILLTDGAFGTEIQNWKLAEADYAGDLGLTHDQKGNNDILALTKPEVPRLITESYLKAGSDIVSTNTFSANRISQADYGAEHLVREINVASARIARECADAFEAMDGRPRFVAGAIGPTNKTLSLSPDVNDPGFREIDFDYLKDVYREQVDALIEGGSDFILIETVFDTLNAKAGVMAVIEAGEALGREVPIMLSMTLTDLSGRNLSGHTVEAFWHAIRHARPVTIGLNCSFGAEQLRPHVATLSKLADTLIMVYPNAGLPNELGAYDEAPVTTAGLVRDWAEHGQVNILGGCCGSTPAHIQAIGEAVAGLPPRALPEVAVQMRLAGLEPFTMAA; via the coding sequence ATGGAAACAGCCCGCACCCGCCTGTTTGCCGAAGCGGCCAAGCGCATCCTGCTGACCGACGGCGCGTTCGGTACCGAGATCCAGAACTGGAAGCTGGCCGAGGCCGATTATGCCGGCGACCTGGGCCTCACCCATGACCAGAAGGGCAACAACGACATCCTCGCGCTGACCAAGCCGGAGGTGCCGCGGCTCATCACCGAAAGCTATCTGAAGGCGGGATCGGACATCGTCTCGACCAACACCTTCTCGGCCAATCGCATCAGCCAGGCCGACTACGGCGCCGAGCATCTGGTGCGCGAGATCAACGTGGCGAGCGCCCGGATCGCACGCGAATGTGCCGACGCGTTCGAGGCCATGGACGGCCGCCCGCGCTTCGTCGCCGGCGCGATCGGGCCGACCAACAAGACGCTGTCGCTGTCGCCCGACGTCAACGATCCCGGCTTTCGCGAGATCGACTTCGACTATCTGAAGGACGTCTATCGCGAGCAGGTCGATGCGCTGATCGAGGGCGGATCGGACTTCATCCTGATCGAGACGGTGTTCGACACGCTCAATGCCAAGGCCGGCGTGATGGCGGTGATCGAGGCGGGCGAGGCGCTGGGGCGCGAGGTGCCGATCATGCTGTCGATGACGCTGACCGACCTCTCCGGGCGAAATCTGTCGGGCCACACGGTCGAGGCGTTCTGGCACGCGATCCGCCATGCGCGGCCCGTGACGATCGGGCTTAATTGCTCCTTCGGTGCAGAGCAGCTTCGCCCGCACGTGGCGACGCTGTCGAAGCTCGCCGATACGCTCATCATGGTCTATCCGAATGCCGGGCTGCCCAATGAGCTCGGCGCCTATGACGAGGCGCCGGTCACGACCGCGGGGCTGGTGCGCGACTGGGCCGAGCATGGCCAGGTCAACATCCTGGGCGGCTGCTGCGGCTCGACCCCCGCGCATATCCAGGCGATCGGCGAGGCGGTGGCGGGCCTGCCCCCGCGTGCGCTGCCCGAAGTGGCGGTACAGATGCGGCTCGCGGGCCTGGAGCCGTTCACGATGGCGGCCTAA
- the metF gene encoding methylenetetrahydrofolate reductase [NAD(P)H], translated as MTLSVGQLEEARRALDGPLFADVAGDADVSFEFFPPKTDKMEAAMWDAVQTLAPLGPRFASVTYGAGGTTRDRTHGTVARIARETSVPAAAHLTCVDASRDEVDAVAREYWAAGVRHVVALRGDPPTMGDRFVPHPEGYASAADLVAGLKRLHPFEISVAAYPEAHPEATSAASDIDNLKRKLDAGATRALTQFFFEPETFFRFRDRAAAAGIGAEIVPGILPVSNFAQTQKFAGLCGAAIPDWMGRLFDGLDAHPAARQLVAATIAGELCRRLYAGGVRHYHFYTLNRAELSYAICHLLGLRPKAEEARAAA; from the coding sequence ATGACGCTTTCCGTTGGACAGCTCGAGGAAGCGCGCCGCGCGCTCGACGGCCCGCTGTTCGCCGATGTGGCGGGCGATGCCGACGTGTCGTTCGAGTTCTTCCCGCCCAAGACCGACAAGATGGAAGCGGCGATGTGGGACGCGGTGCAGACGCTTGCGCCGCTCGGGCCGCGCTTCGCCAGCGTCACCTACGGGGCAGGCGGTACCACCCGCGACCGCACCCACGGCACCGTCGCCCGCATCGCGCGCGAGACGAGCGTGCCCGCCGCCGCGCACCTGACCTGCGTCGATGCCAGCCGCGACGAAGTGGATGCAGTCGCGCGCGAATATTGGGCGGCGGGCGTGCGCCACGTCGTCGCGCTGCGCGGCGATCCGCCGACGATGGGCGACCGCTTCGTGCCGCATCCCGAGGGCTATGCCAGCGCCGCCGACCTCGTCGCGGGGCTGAAGCGCCTGCACCCGTTCGAGATTTCGGTCGCCGCCTATCCGGAGGCGCATCCGGAGGCGACGAGCGCCGCGTCAGACATCGACAATCTGAAGCGCAAGCTGGATGCCGGCGCCACCCGCGCGCTGACGCAGTTCTTCTTCGAGCCCGAAACCTTCTTCCGCTTCCGTGACCGCGCGGCGGCGGCGGGGATCGGGGCGGAAATCGTGCCCGGCATCCTGCCCGTCTCCAACTTTGCGCAGACGCAGAAGTTCGCCGGGCTGTGCGGCGCGGCGATCCCCGACTGGATGGGGCGGCTGTTCGACGGGCTCGACGCGCATCCGGCCGCGCGCCAGCTCGTTGCGGCGACGATCGCGGGCGAGCTGTGCCGCCGGCTCTATGCGGGCGGGGTGCGCCACTACCACTTCTACACGCTCAACCGCGCCGAACTGAGCTACGCGATCTGCCACCTCCTGGGCCTTCGCCCCAAGGCGGAAGAGGCGCGCGCGGCGGCGTAA
- a CDS encoding metalloregulator ArsR/SmtB family transcription factor, with the protein MSGAVEIFQALADPTRLRIVALLRAMELSVGELAQVLGQSQPRVSRHVKILCDAGLARRRKEGSWVFVAMGAGAAMPALLAAVDAVWEASGSDHWAVADTARLAAVRADRAASAAEWFEANAGSWDAIRSLHVADSAVEGAMAQVLGGERVGQLIDIGTGTGRMLELFAPQAERALGVDRSSEMLRLARAKLAEQGLDRAELRQADLYALPLADGAADLAILHHVLHFAQQPGAAITEAARVLGVGGRLLIADFAPHEREELRTRDNHARLGFSDDQMLGWFAAAGLSPVRTETLEGGELTVKLWLARRTGDAKLEVKAA; encoded by the coding sequence ATGTCCGGTGCAGTCGAAATCTTTCAGGCGCTCGCCGATCCTACCCGGCTTCGGATCGTCGCGCTGCTACGCGCGATGGAGCTGTCGGTCGGCGAACTCGCGCAGGTGCTGGGGCAAAGCCAGCCGCGCGTCAGCCGTCATGTGAAGATCCTGTGCGACGCCGGCCTCGCGCGCCGCCGCAAGGAAGGCAGCTGGGTGTTCGTCGCGATGGGGGCGGGCGCGGCGATGCCGGCGCTGCTCGCCGCGGTCGACGCCGTCTGGGAAGCGTCGGGCAGCGACCATTGGGCGGTCGCCGATACCGCGCGCCTGGCCGCCGTCCGCGCCGATCGCGCCGCCTCGGCCGCCGAATGGTTCGAGGCGAATGCCGGCTCCTGGGACGCGATCCGCAGCCTCCATGTCGCCGACAGCGCGGTCGAGGGCGCGATGGCGCAGGTGCTGGGCGGCGAGCGCGTCGGACAGCTCATCGACATCGGCACGGGCACGGGCCGCATGCTCGAGCTGTTCGCGCCGCAGGCGGAGCGCGCGCTCGGCGTCGATCGCTCGTCGGAAATGCTGCGGCTCGCCCGCGCCAAGCTGGCCGAGCAGGGGCTCGACCGCGCTGAGCTTCGCCAGGCCGATCTCTATGCGCTGCCGCTTGCCGACGGTGCCGCCGACCTCGCGATCCTGCACCACGTCCTCCACTTCGCGCAGCAGCCGGGCGCCGCCATCACGGAGGCGGCGCGCGTGCTGGGAGTAGGGGGGCGGCTCCTGATCGCCGACTTCGCCCCGCACGAGCGCGAGGAACTGCGTACGCGCGACAATCACGCGCGCCTGGGCTTCTCCGACGACCAGATGCTCGGCTGGTTCGCCGCCGCCGGTCTGTCGCCGGTGCGGACCGAGACGCTGGAGGGCGGCGAGCTTACCGTGAAATTGTGGCTGGCGCGCCGGACGGGCGACGCCAAATTGGAGGTCAAGGCCGCATGA
- a CDS encoding aldo/keto reductase — protein sequence MTENRRIGATDLHTPPMVLGGNVFGWTTDEATSHAILDRFVGAGGTMIDTADVYSAWVDGHQGGESEAVIGRWLKASGRHGDVLIATKVGMLGDQGLKPDAIAAACDASLQRLGVDTIDLYYAHQDDESVPQAEMLGAFQRLIDAGKVRHIGASNFHAMRLKSALDIAAAEGLPHFRALQPEYNLVSRHKFEGELQNLCVTQNIGVLPYYGLASGFLTGKYRTRDDLSKSVRGGRMAELLEGKGAAVLAAMDEVVAETGATHAQVALAWLAAQPGIVAPIASATSTAQLDDLIGAWSLELDADQVERLSDAGV from the coding sequence GTGACCGAGAATCGAAGGATCGGCGCGACCGATCTTCACACCCCGCCGATGGTCCTGGGCGGCAACGTTTTCGGCTGGACCACGGACGAGGCGACGAGCCATGCGATCCTCGACCGCTTCGTCGGTGCGGGCGGGACGATGATCGACACCGCCGATGTCTATTCGGCGTGGGTCGATGGCCATCAGGGCGGCGAGAGCGAGGCGGTGATCGGCCGCTGGCTCAAGGCGTCCGGACGGCACGGCGACGTCCTGATCGCGACCAAGGTCGGGATGCTGGGTGACCAGGGCCTGAAGCCCGACGCGATCGCCGCGGCTTGCGACGCGTCGCTCCAGCGGCTGGGCGTCGACACGATCGACCTCTATTACGCGCATCAGGACGACGAAAGCGTCCCGCAGGCGGAGATGCTCGGCGCGTTCCAGCGGCTGATCGACGCGGGCAAGGTCCGCCACATCGGCGCATCCAACTTCCACGCGATGCGGTTGAAGTCGGCGCTCGACATCGCCGCGGCCGAAGGACTTCCGCACTTCCGCGCGCTTCAACCCGAATACAACCTCGTCAGCCGCCACAAGTTCGAGGGCGAGCTTCAGAACCTGTGCGTCACGCAGAATATCGGCGTCCTGCCCTATTACGGTCTCGCCTCCGGTTTCCTGACCGGCAAGTACCGGACGCGCGACGATCTTTCGAAGAGCGTGCGCGGCGGGCGGATGGCCGAGCTGCTCGAGGGCAAGGGTGCCGCGGTGCTGGCGGCGATGGATGAGGTCGTCGCCGAAACCGGCGCGACCCATGCACAGGTCGCACTCGCGTGGCTCGCCGCGCAGCCGGGCATCGTCGCCCCGATCGCCAGCGCCACCAGCACCGCCCAATTGGACGATCTGATCGGCGCCTGGAGCCTCGAACTTGATGCCGATCAAGTCGAGCGGCTTTCCGACGCCGGAGTCTAG